Proteins co-encoded in one Parascardovia denticolens DSM 10105 = JCM 12538 genomic window:
- a CDS encoding TPM domain-containing protein, translating to MDTKGTTQGRPHVKEKKHPLLRGIVFGCVLVLVAVVIFAGALAVHTARQSGPQSVANDVLEHPDRYRSREGSIYVMDAAGVLSPSSEKWIREQNRNLEMNDDGAQILVVTVKELPPHTSIEDYSMKVAEKFKPGSAKENNGLVYVLSKDDRRDRLEVGYGLEDVVPDSDAASFIKLGEEEYKDDDYDSGVRKVVGALARRVDDPLYDPADESDKGDGFSSVFSLIIALVVIGLILLIGRLASYVRYRREMKSGGGKGGKGPSGKVSFSEWLNSNGSGGGDSYGGGSFGGGGASGSW from the coding sequence ATGGACACAAAAGGCACGACACAGGGACGCCCGCATGTGAAGGAGAAGAAGCATCCCCTGCTGCGCGGAATCGTTTTCGGCTGCGTCCTGGTCCTTGTGGCCGTCGTCATCTTCGCTGGAGCCCTTGCCGTTCATACCGCCCGTCAATCGGGTCCGCAATCGGTAGCCAACGATGTATTGGAACATCCGGACCGGTATCGGAGCCGAGAAGGAAGCATCTACGTCATGGATGCGGCCGGAGTCCTGTCTCCATCCAGCGAGAAGTGGATTCGCGAACAGAACAGAAACCTGGAGATGAATGACGATGGCGCCCAGATCCTGGTCGTCACCGTGAAAGAGCTTCCGCCCCATACTTCCATCGAAGATTATTCCATGAAAGTGGCGGAAAAGTTCAAACCAGGTTCGGCCAAGGAAAACAATGGACTGGTCTATGTGTTGTCCAAAGACGACCGCCGGGATCGGCTCGAAGTCGGGTATGGGTTGGAGGACGTGGTCCCTGATTCCGATGCGGCCTCCTTCATCAAGCTGGGCGAGGAGGAATACAAAGACGATGACTATGATTCCGGGGTCCGCAAGGTGGTGGGGGCCCTGGCCAGAAGGGTGGACGACCCGCTTTATGACCCGGCGGATGAGTCGGACAAGGGAGATGGCTTCTCGAGCGTTTTTTCTCTTATCATTGCCCTTGTGGTCATTGGCCTGATCCTCTTGATCGGTCGTCTGGCTTCCTACGTGCGGTATAGGAGGGAGATGAAAAGCGGCGGGGGAAAGGGCGGCAAGGGCCCTTCCGGCAAAGTCTCCTTCAGCGAGTGGCTGAATTCAAACGGCTCAGGCGGCGGGGACTCTTACGGCGGCGGTTCTTTTGGCGGTGGAGGAGCCTCCGGGAGCTGGTAG
- a CDS encoding ATP-binding cassette domain-containing protein, whose protein sequence is MKRSWDCARETRKKRLPLPRLPRASSPYTSSLVAEIHSRLFTDRVGYLPQKMDGIDENLSTVDNVVKVAPGLATGEIRSRLARLLLRGDSVFRPVKTLSGGERFRAALAMLLLADPHAQLLILDEPTNNLDLPSVDNLVEALNSYRGALLVVSHNRDFLHRIGVTTELELAEGRLSRKLAVDFVNGSE, encoded by the coding sequence TTGAAAAGATCATGGGATTGCGCTCGCGAGACTCGCAAGAAGAGGCTGCCACTTCCCAGACTTCCCAGGGCTTCCTCACCTTACACGTCTTCCCTGGTAGCGGAGATTCATAGCCGGCTTTTCACGGACCGTGTCGGCTATCTGCCGCAGAAGATGGATGGGATCGACGAAAACCTGAGCACAGTGGACAATGTGGTGAAAGTCGCTCCGGGGCTGGCTACGGGGGAAATCCGCTCCCGCCTGGCCCGGCTGCTGTTGCGAGGGGATTCCGTTTTCCGGCCGGTGAAGACCTTATCGGGCGGGGAACGGTTCCGGGCCGCCCTGGCCATGCTACTCTTGGCGGACCCTCACGCCCAGCTGCTGATCTTGGATGAGCCGACCAACAACCTGGACCTGCCCAGCGTGGACAACCTGGTGGAAGCCCTGAATTCATACCGAGGGGCCCTCCTGGTCGTCTCCCACAACCGGGATTTCCTCCATCGGATCGGCGTCACGACCGAACTCGAACTGGCTGAGGGAAGGCTGAGTCGTAAACTGGCAGTTGATTTTGTCAACGGATCCGAATGA
- a CDS encoding ATP-binding cassette domain-containing protein → MDFIGANFAANLPGVRASRFPIVLNHLSFSWPDGTAVLEDLSGAFNPGKTGLIGVNGAGKTTLLAIIAGLLTPSSPPSSLVVGGQVSYLPQTITMTRGRTVADLLGIGDQVRALRAVENGSVDQKDFDAIGSDWDIEDQAQQALVRLETAGGGLAGLSLDREAVSLSGGEAMVVAIAGCRSRGNPITLLDEPTNNLDSVLRQQVLAMISAWEGTLVVVSHDTGLLDLMDSTAELHGHSLRFFTGGYGTWKAAIDAEQKAALRAQTAAEQAVKVARRQRSASLERMDKNLSQGKRKAIDTGVSRLFRGGMKAKAEAWASRSKDTADDRLAQARENLSRAEAKVREEDHIVIDLPDLHVLSSKKILELEWPDGHFIMQGPDRVSLSGRNGEGKTSLIEKIMGLRSRDSQEEAATSQTSQGFLTLHVFPGSGDS, encoded by the coding sequence ATGGACTTTATCGGCGCGAATTTCGCCGCAAATTTACCAGGGGTTCGCGCATCGCGTTTCCCCATCGTTCTCAATCATCTTTCTTTCTCCTGGCCGGACGGAACGGCCGTTTTGGAAGACCTGTCAGGAGCCTTCAACCCGGGCAAAACCGGCCTGATCGGGGTCAACGGGGCGGGGAAAACCACCTTGCTCGCCATCATCGCAGGTCTCCTGACCCCTTCATCTCCACCGTCGTCTCTGGTCGTCGGCGGCCAGGTCTCCTACCTTCCCCAAACCATCACCATGACCAGGGGCCGGACCGTCGCCGACCTTCTCGGCATCGGCGATCAGGTCCGTGCTTTGCGGGCCGTTGAAAACGGCAGTGTGGATCAGAAGGATTTCGACGCAATCGGTTCCGACTGGGATATCGAAGACCAGGCCCAGCAGGCCCTGGTGCGTCTTGAAACCGCCGGAGGCGGATTGGCCGGCCTGAGCTTGGACAGGGAAGCGGTCAGCCTTTCTGGCGGCGAAGCCATGGTCGTGGCCATTGCCGGTTGCAGATCGAGAGGGAACCCCATCACGCTTCTGGACGAGCCGACCAACAATCTGGATTCCGTCCTGCGCCAGCAAGTGCTCGCCATGATTTCCGCCTGGGAAGGAACTCTGGTCGTGGTCAGTCATGATACCGGCCTGTTGGACTTGATGGATTCGACCGCCGAGCTCCATGGGCATAGCCTGCGCTTTTTCACGGGAGGCTATGGCACATGGAAGGCCGCCATCGATGCCGAGCAGAAGGCCGCTCTTCGCGCGCAAACGGCGGCGGAACAGGCCGTGAAGGTCGCCCGACGCCAGCGGAGTGCCTCCTTGGAAAGGATGGACAAGAACCTGTCCCAAGGCAAGAGGAAGGCGATTGATACGGGAGTCAGCAGGCTTTTTCGGGGCGGTATGAAAGCCAAAGCGGAAGCCTGGGCCAGCCGGAGCAAAGACACGGCCGACGACCGCTTGGCCCAAGCGCGGGAAAATCTGAGCCGGGCGGAAGCGAAAGTCAGGGAAGAGGACCATATCGTCATCGACCTGCCAGACCTCCACGTCCTTTCCAGCAAGAAAATCCTTGAGCTGGAATGGCCAGACGGGCACTTCATCATGCAAGGGCCGGACCGGGTCAGCCTGTCGGGACGGAATGGGGAAGGCAAGACCAGCCTGATTGAAAAGATCATGGGATTGCGCTCGCGAGACTCGCAAGAAGAGGCTGCCACTTCCCAGACTTCCCAGGGCTTCCTCACCTTACACGTCTTCCCTGGTAGCGGAGATTCATAG